A single window of Coffea eugenioides isolate CCC68of chromosome 7, Ceug_1.0, whole genome shotgun sequence DNA harbors:
- the LOC113778006 gene encoding uncharacterized protein LOC113778006, translating to MASFISASAAPSATFLCTVPKAKFAIRQTSFSSTCGPSASGLRLVPKIQISKAATKSSPISRSLKTRISCSAQPETLEIVQNTIAKQLSIDEATVTPQTKFADLGADSLDTVEIMMALEEKFGVSIGESGAENVATVQDAADLIEKVKSASA from the exons ATGGCTTCCTTCATTTCCGCTTCAGCTGCCCCATCAGCCACCTTCCTCTGCACTGTTCCTAAAGCAAAATTTGCCATCAGGCAAACAAGTTTCTCCAGCACT TGTGGTCCATCAGCAAGTGGGCTAAGACTTGTGCCTAAGATTCAAATCTCAAAGGCAGCAACAAAATCATCTCCAATTTCTCGTAGTCTCAAAACCAGAATTTCATGCTCA GCTCAACCAGAAACTCTAGAAATTGTCCAGAATACAATTGCAAAACAACTGTCCATTGACGAGGCCACCGTGACACCTCAAACCAAATTTGCTGACTTAGGTGCAGATTCTCTTGATACC GTTGAAATTATGATGGCCCTGGAAGAGAAATTTGGAGTGTCAATTGGAGAAAGTGGGGCTGAAAACGTTGCAACTGTTCAAGATGCAGCTGATTTGATTGAGAAAGTGAAGTCAGCTTCAGCGTAG
- the LOC113778605 gene encoding serine/threonine-protein phosphatase 7, whose translation MLSNLDHNISSSTVESRPLEPSPAPALEPRPPTSSDEDFFSSTSIASSSSSEDIQTNHSSPPLPPAAPPPPPPQIPISWPASGAISREWVNELMNAFEWASRAVPPQEFPSLLPVEVFDRLILSASKILHKEKNCVSIEGEELGRVSKVVVVGDLHGQLHDVLFLLKDAGYPGEDRIFVFNGDYVDRGAWGLETFLLLLAWKVILPHRVFLLRGNHESKYCTSVYGFEKEVSCKYGDKGKHVYRKCLGCFEGLPLASIIAGRVYTAHGGIFRSIPSTPSKRYKGKKNRKVIVDPNSNALSLGSFEELSKARRSVLDPPWEGQNLIPGDVLWSDPSMDPGLSPNKERGIGLLWGPDCTEEFLKKFDLKLIIRSHEGPDAREKRPGLGQMNEGYTIDHVVDSGKLITVFSAPDYPQFQATDERYRNKGAYIVLEPPDFDTPVFHTFDAITPRPVVNPYYDYEDVIDSDEELDMASMVPAT comes from the exons ATGTTATCAAATTTAGACCACAACATCTCCAGCTCCACAGTTGAATCCCGGCCACTGGAACCCTCACCGGCCCCCGCACTGGAGCCACGCCCACCAACATCTTCCGATGAAGACTTCTTCTCCTCAACCTCCATAGCCTCCTCCTCTTCCTCAGAAGACATCCAGACCAACCACTCTTCACCACCGCTTCCGCCCGCGGCACCGCCACCACCACCGCCGCAGATCCCCATCTCTTGGCCGGCAAGTGGGGCTATTTCTCGAGAATGGGTCAACGAGTTAATGAATGCGTTTGAATGGGCTTCGAGAGCTGTTCCTCCGCAGGagtttccttctcttcttccggTTGAGGTATTCGATCGGCTAATCCTGTCCGCCTCTAAAATTTTGCATAAAGAGAAAAATTGCGTGAGTATTGAGGGTGAAGAATTAGGGCGGGTGTCAAAGGTTGTGGTGGTCGGAGACTTGCATGGACAGTTGCATGATGTGTTGTTTTTACTGAAGGATGCCGGATATCCGGGTGAAGATAGAATTTTTGTGTTTAACGGGGATTATGTTGATAGAGGAGCTTGGGGTCTTGAGACTTTCTTGCTCCTCCTTGCATGGAAG GTGATTTTGCCACACAGGGTATTTCTTCTTCGTGGAAACCATGAATCCAAGTATTGTACTTCAGTGTATGGGTTTGAGAAGGAGGTATCATGTAAGTATGGAGATAAAGGAAAACATGTCTACCGCAAGTGTTTAGGATGTTTTGAGGGTCTTCCTCTTGCTTCCATCATTGCTGGGCGTGTTTACACTGCACATGGTGGGATTTTTCGCAGTATTCCAAGTACTCCTTCAAAAAGATACAAAGGCAAGAAGAACCGTAAAGTAATTGTCGACCCCAACTCAAATGCATTATCTCTTGGTTCATTTGAAGAGCTATCTAAAGCTAGGAGATCTGTTCTTGATCCTCCTTGGGAAGGTCAAAACTTGATTCCCGGTGATGTTCTTTGGTCAGATCCATCCATGGATCCAGGTCTTTCCCCTAACAAAGAACGAGGCATTGGTCTTTTATGGGGTCCAGACTGTACGGAAGAATTTCTGAAAAAGTTTGACCTAAAG TTAATCATCAGATCACATGAGGGTCCTGATGCCAGGGAAAAGAGGCCTGGACTAGGACAAATGAATGAAGGGTACACCATAGATCATGTTGTAGACTCTGGGAAGCTGATTACAGTCTTTAGTGCACCAGACTATCCACAATTTCAg GCAACTGATGAAAGGTACCGGAATAAAGGAGCATATATTGTTCTTGAGCCCCCTGATTTTGACACCCCGGTTTTCCATACTTTTGATGCGATTACTCCTAGACCAGTG GTGAATCCCTATTATGACTATGAAGATGTGATTGATTCTGATGAAGAACTGGATATGGCATCGATGGTACCAGCTACATGA